The following are encoded in a window of Pygocentrus nattereri isolate fPygNat1 chromosome 5, fPygNat1.pri, whole genome shotgun sequence genomic DNA:
- the ccsapb gene encoding centriole, cilia and spindle-associated protein: protein MVTKRIRSEYMKKFKDPKWETYAKCYEDLVKYRLSRRLLEQAHNPWFWGEWGSDTESSGKSTPLSKSKVEPLQLKEETSPAPRSAKETQEAAAPDQPEPVHDREIIQSPIIEHVTGDIEVQEKEEEKSREASPVTSVFQPESDTWAQGKTKSKPRQSHKPSKSKTKPQITKDMGTTKDTDKEIRHPFAMYGSGERQAEVASKKTHNVGPAASTKEIYESALRAKNRREVEKHMKRDDKRRAKSADLEKMSKSKIIPDYNPWLTEYMRCFSARSQ from the exons ATGGTGACAAAGCGGATAAGATCGGAATATATGAAGAAATTCAAGGATCCGAAATGGGAAACGTATGCAAAATGTTATGAGGACCTGGTGAAGTACAGGCTATCCAGGCGACTCCTGGAGCAAGCTCATAACCCTTGGTTTTGGGGGGAATGGGGAAGTGACACTGAGTCTAGTGGTAAATCTACACCTTTGAGCAAAAGTAAAGTTGAGCCACTGCAGTTGAAGGAGGAAACTTCACCAGCACCTCGATCTGCGAAGGAAACACAAGAGGCAGCTGCTCCTGACCAGCCTGAACCAGTGCACGACAGAGAGATCATACAGTCCCCTATTATAG AACACGTCACAGGAGATATTGAAGTTcaggagaaggaggaagagaaaagcagagaagctTCACCTGTCACCTCTGTGTTCCAACCAGAGTCAGATACCTGGGCCCAGGGCAAGACCAAGAGCAAACCCCGCCAGTCACACAAGCCAAGCAAGTCTAAAACCAAGCCTCAAATAACCAAAGACATGGGAACAACCAAAGACACCGACAAAGAAATCAGGCACCCTTTTGCTATGTATGGATcaggagagagacaggcagaggtGGCCTCCAAAAAAACTCATAATGTGGGTCCTGCTGCTTCAACGAAGGAG ATCTATGAGTCAGCACTACGAGCAAAAAACAGACGAGAGGTGGAGAAGCATATGAAAAGAGATGACAAACGGAGGGCAAAGTCTGCTGACTTGGAGAAGATGAGCAAAAGCAAAATCATCCCAGACTACAATCCCTGGCTGACGGAGTACATGCGCTGCTTCTCTGCTAGGTCACAGTAA